In a single window of the Lynx canadensis isolate LIC74 chromosome E2, mLynCan4.pri.v2, whole genome shotgun sequence genome:
- the LOC115503316 gene encoding interferon lambda-1-like isoform X2 — protein sequence MAAAWVLVLVAAGLSLASAGPAPTSKPTTAWTDCDFGRFKSLSPRELEAFKEARDTLENLLKSWSCTTRPFPRNRDLRQLQVWERPVALEAELALTLKVLGTMADASQGDILDQPLHTLRHMHSELQACVLAQPTAGPQPQGRLHHWLHRLHEASRKESQGCLEASVLFNLFRLLKKDLECVASGDLCV from the exons ATGGCCGCGGCATGGGTCCTGGTGCTGGTGGCTGCAGGGCTGAGCTTGGCCAGCGCGGGCCCCGCCCCCACTTCCAAGCCCACCACAGCCTGGACGGACTGTGACTTTGGCAGGTTCAAATCTCTGTCACCAAGGGAGCTGGAGGCCTTCAAGGAGGCCAGGGATACCTTG GAAAATTTGCTGAAAAGCTGGAGTTGCACCACCCGCCCCTTCCCTAGAAACCGGGACCTGAGACAGCTACAG GTGTGGGAGCGCCCCGTGGCCTTGGAGGCTGAGCTGGCCCTGACGTTGAAGGTCCTGGGCACCATGGCTGACGCGTCCCAGGGGGACATCCTGGACCAGCCCCTTCACACACTGCGCCACATGCACTCCGAGCTCCAGGCCTGT gtCTTGGCTCAGCCCACAGCAGGCCCCCAGCCCCAAGGCCGCCTCCACCACTGGCTGCACCGGCTCCACGAGGCCTCGAGGAAG GAGTCTCAAGGCTGCCTCGAGGCCTCTGTCCTGTTCAACCTCTTCCGCCTCCTCAAAAAGGACCTGGAATGTGTCGCCAGTGGAGACCTGTGTGTCTGA
- the LRFN1 gene encoding leucine-rich repeat and fibronectin type III domain-containing protein 1, which yields MAPGPFSSALPSPPPAALPFLLLLWAGASRGQPCPGRCICQNVAPTLTMLCAKTGLLFVPPAIDRRVVELRLTDNFIAAVRRRDFANMTSLVHLTLSRNTIGQVAAGAFADLRALRALHLDSNRLAEVRGDQLRGLGNLRHLILGNNQIRRVESAAFDAFLSTVEDLDLSYNNLEALPWEAVGQMVNLNTLTLDHNLIDHIAEGTFVQLHKLVRLDMTSNRLHKLPPDGLFLRSQGSGPKPPTPLTVSFGGNPLHCNCELLWLRRLTREDDLETCATPEHLTDRYFWSIPEEEFLCEPPLITRQAGGRALVVEGQAVSLRCRAVGDPEPVVHWVAPDGRLLGNSSRTRVRGDGTLDVTITTLRDSGTFTCIASNAAGEATAPVEVCVVPLPLMAPPPAAPPPLTEPGSSDIATPGRPGANESAAERRLVAAELTSNSVLIRWPAQRPVPGIRMYQVQYNSSADDSLVYRMIPSTSQTFLVNDLAAGRAYDLCVLAVYDDGATALPATRVVGCVQFTTAGDPAPCRPLRAHFLGGTMIIAIGGVIVASVLVFIVLLMIRYKVYGDGDGRRVKGTSRSPPRVSHVCSQTNGAGASQAPPPPAQDRYEALREVTSPAAAALAVEAKATAAEMDSTEPEAVLGRSLGGSATSLCLLPSEEISGEESRATAGPRRSRSGALGPPASAPPTLALVPGGAPARPRPQQRYSFDGDYGALFQSHSYPRRARRTKRHRSTPHLDGAGGGAAGEDGDLGLGSARARLAFTSTEWMLESTV from the exons ATGGCTCCGGGCCCCTTCTCCTCGGCGCTCCCCTCGCCGCCACCTGCCGCCCTGCCCTTTCTGCTGCTGCTCTGGGCCGGGGCATCCCGTGGGCAGCCCTGCCCCGGCCGCTGCATCTGCCAGAACGTGGCGCCCACGCTGACCATGCTGTGCGCCAAGACCGGCTTGCTCTTCGTGCCGCCGGCCATCGACCGGCGCGTGGTGGAGCTGCGGCTCACCGACAACTTCATCGCGGCCGTCCGCCGCAGAGACTTCGCCAACATGACCAGCCTGGTGCACCTCACCCTGTCCCGTAACACCATCGGCCAGGTGGCCGCCGGCGCCTTCGCTGACCTCCGCGCCCTCCGCGCCCTGCACCTCGACAGCAACCGCCTGGCCGAGGTGCGTGGCGACCAGCTCCGCGGCTTGGGCAACCTTCGCCACCTGATCCTCGGCAACAACCAGATCCGCCGGGTCGAGTCAGCTGCCTTCGACGCCTTCCTGTCCACCGTGGAGGACCTGGATCTGTCCTACAACAATCTCGAGGCCCTGCCGTGGGAGGCTGTGGGCCAGATGGTGAACCTGAACACCCTCACGCTGGACCACAATCTCATCGACCATATCGCTGAAGGTACCTTTGTGCAGCTGCACAAACTGGTTCGCCTGGACATGACCTCCAACCGCCTCCATAAACTGCCCCCCGATGGGCTCTTCCTGAGGTCCCAAGGTTCGGGGCCGAAGCCGCCCACGCCGCTCACGGTCAGCTTCGGCGGCAACCCTCTGCACTGCAACTGCGAGCTGCTGTGGCTGCGGCGGCTGACCCGAGAGGACGACCTGGAGACGTGCGCCACCCCGGAGCACCTCACTGACCGCTACTTCTGGTCCATTCCTGAGGAGGAGTTCCTGTGTGAACCCCCGCTGATTACACGGCAGGCGGGGGGCCGGGCCCTGGTGGTGGAGGGCCAGGCGGTCAGCCTGCGGTGCCGCGCTGTGGGTGACCCTGAGCCCGTGGTGCATTGGGTCGCACCCGATGGGCGGTTGCTGGGGAACTCGAGCCGGACCCGGGTTCGGGGGGATGGGACACTGGatgtaaccatcaccaccttAAGGGACAGTGGCACCTTCACGTGCATCGCCTCCAACGCCGCTGGGGAAGCGACGGCCCCCGTGGAGGTGTGCGTGGTACCCCTGCCTCTGATGGCGCCCCCGCCGGCCGCCCCGCCGCCCCTCACCGAGCCCGGCTCCTCAGACATCGCCACGCCCGGCCGACCCGGTGCCAACGAATCGGCCGCTGAGCGCCGGCTCGTGGCGGCCGAGCTCACCTCGAACTCGGTGCTCATCCGCTGGCCGGCCCAGAGGCCCGTGCCCGGCATCCGCATGTACCAGGTCCAGTACAACAGCTCCGCAGATGACTCCCTTGTCTACAG GATGATCCCATCCACCAGCCAGACCTTCCTGGTGAATGATCTGGCAGCAGGCCGCGCCTACGACCTGTGCGTGCTGGCAGTCTACGACGACGGGGCCACTGCACTGCCGGCCACGCGAGTGGTGGGCTGTGTGCAGTTTACCACTGCCGGGGATCCCGCGCCCTGCCGCCCACTGAGGGCCCATTTCTTGGGTGGCACCATGATCATCGCCATTGGGGGCGTCATCGTCGCCTCGGTCCTCGTCTTCATCGTTCTGCTCATGATCCGCTATAAGGTCTACGGCGACGGAGATGGCCGCCGCGTCAAGGGTACCTCCAGGTCGCCTCCGCGGGTCAGCCACGTGTGCTCGCAGACCAACGGCGCAGGCGCatcgcaggccccgcccccgccggcgcAAGACCGTTACGAGGCGCTGCGCGAGGTGACGTCCCCAGCTGCTGCCGCTTTGGCGGTCGAGGCGAAGGCCACCGCCGCCGAGATGGATTCCACCGAGCCAGAGGCCGTCCTTGGACGctccctgggcggctcagccacCTCGCTGTGCCTGCTGCCATCTGAGGAAATCTCTGGGGAGGAGTCTCGGGCCACGGCGGGCCCTCGGAGGAGCCGTTCCGGGGCCCTGGGGCCGCCAGCTTCGGCgccccccactcttgctctggtTCCTGGGGGTGCCCCGGCCCGGCCGAGGCCGCAGCAGCGCTATTCGTTCGACGGGGACTACGGGGCACTCTTCCAGAGCCACAGTTACCCGCGCCGCGCCCGGCGGACAAAGCGCCACCGGTCCACGCCGCACCTGGACGGGGCCGGAGGGGGCGCGGCCGGGGAGGACGGAGACCTGGGGCTGGGCTCCGCCAGGGCACGCCTGGCCTTTACCAGCACCGAGTGGATGCTGGAGAGTACCGTCTGA
- the LOC115503316 gene encoding interferon lambda-1-like isoform X1, which yields MELELVGSCTWVLVLVAAGLSLASAGPAPTSKPTTAWTDCDFGRFKSLSPRELEAFKEARDTLENLLKSWSCTTRPFPRNRDLRQLQVWERPVALEAELALTLKVLGTMADASQGDILDQPLHTLRHMHSELQACVLAQPTAGPQPQGRLHHWLHRLHEASRKESQGCLEASVLFNLFRLLKKDLECVASGDLCV from the exons CATGGGTCCTGGTGCTGGTGGCTGCAGGGCTGAGCTTGGCCAGCGCGGGCCCCGCCCCCACTTCCAAGCCCACCACAGCCTGGACGGACTGTGACTTTGGCAGGTTCAAATCTCTGTCACCAAGGGAGCTGGAGGCCTTCAAGGAGGCCAGGGATACCTTG GAAAATTTGCTGAAAAGCTGGAGTTGCACCACCCGCCCCTTCCCTAGAAACCGGGACCTGAGACAGCTACAG GTGTGGGAGCGCCCCGTGGCCTTGGAGGCTGAGCTGGCCCTGACGTTGAAGGTCCTGGGCACCATGGCTGACGCGTCCCAGGGGGACATCCTGGACCAGCCCCTTCACACACTGCGCCACATGCACTCCGAGCTCCAGGCCTGT gtCTTGGCTCAGCCCACAGCAGGCCCCCAGCCCCAAGGCCGCCTCCACCACTGGCTGCACCGGCTCCACGAGGCCTCGAGGAAG GAGTCTCAAGGCTGCCTCGAGGCCTCTGTCCTGTTCAACCTCTTCCGCCTCCTCAAAAAGGACCTGGAATGTGTCGCCAGTGGAGACCTGTGTGTCTGA